The Pan troglodytes isolate AG18354 chromosome 1, NHGRI_mPanTro3-v2.0_pri, whole genome shotgun sequence genome includes a region encoding these proteins:
- the MUTYH gene encoding adenine DNA glycosylase isoform X15, translating to MTPLVSRLSRLWAIMRKPRAAVGSGHRKQAASQEGRQKHAKNNSQAKPSACDGLARQPEEVVLQASVSSYHLFRDIAEVTAFRGSLLSWYDQEKRDLPWRRRAEDEMDLDRRAYAVWVSEVMLQQTQVATVINYYTGWMQKWPTLQDLASASLEEVNQLWAGLGYYSRGRRLQEGARKVVEELGGHMPRTAETLQQLLPGVGRYTAGAIASIAFGQATGVVDGNVARVLCRVRAIGADPSSTLVSQQLWGLAQQLVDPARPGDFNQAAMELGATVCTPQRPLCSQCPVESLCRARQRVEREQLLASRSLSGSPDVEECAPNTGQCHLCLPPSEPWDQTLGVVNFPRKASRKPPREESSATCVLEQPGALGAQILLVQRPNSGLLAGLWEFPSVTWEPSEQLQRKALLQELQRWAGPLPATRLRHLGEVVHTFSHIKLTYQVYGLALEGQTPVTTVPPGARWLTQEEFHTAAVSTAMKKVFRVYQGQQPGTCMSHCHPISAHCNLPQLD from the exons ATGACACCGCTCGTCTCCCGCCTGAGTCGTCTGTGG GCCATCATGAGGAAGCCACGAGCAGCCGTGGGAAGTGGTCACAGGAAGCAGGCAGCCAGCCAGGAAGGGAGGCAGAAGCATGCTAAGAACAACAGTCAGGCCAAGCCTTCTGCCTGTGATG GCCTGGCCAGGCAGCCGGAAGAGGTGGTATTGCAGGCCTCTGTCTCCTCATACCATCTATTCAGAGACATAGCTGAAGTCACAGCCTTCCGAGGGAGCCTGCTAAGCTGGTACGACCAAGAGAAACGGGACCTACCATGGAGAAGACGG GCAGAAGATGAGATGGACCTGGACAGGCGGGCATATGCTG TGTGGGTCTCAGAGGTCATGCTGCAGCAGACCCAGGTTGCCACTGTGATCAACTACTATACCGGATGGATGCAG AAGTGGCCTACACTGCAGGACCTGGCCAGTGCTTCCCTGGAG GAGGTGAATCAACTCTGGGCTGGCCTGGGCTACTATTCTCGTGGCCGGCGGCTGCAGGAGGGAGCTCGGAAG GTGGTAGAGGAGCTAGGGGGCCACATGCCACGTACAGCAGAGACCCTGCAGCAGCTCCTGCCTGGCGTGGGCCGCTACACAGCTGGGGCCATTGCCTCTATCGCCTTTGGCCAG GCAACCGGTGTGGTGGATGGCAACGTAGCACGGGTGCTGTGCCGTGTCCGAGCCATTGGTGCTGATCCCAGCAGCACCCTTGTTTCCCAGCAGCTCTG GGGTCTAGCCCAGCAGCTGGTGGACCCAGCCCGGCCAGGAGATTTCAACCAAGCAGCCATGGAGCTAGGGGCCACAGTGTGTACCCCACAGCGCCCACTGTGCAGCCAGTGCCCTGTGGAGAGCCTGTGCCGGGCACGCCAGAGA GTGGAGCGGGAACAGCTCTTAGCCTCACGGAGCCTGTCGGGCAGTCCTGACGTGGAGGAGTGTG CTCCCAACACCGGACAGTGCCACCTGTGCCTGCCTCCCTCGGAGCCCTGGGACCAGACCCTGGGAGTGGTCAACTTCCCCAGAAAGGCCAGCCGCAAGCCCCCCAGGGAGGAGAGCTCTGCCACCTGTGTTCTGGAACAGCCTGGGGCCCTTGGGGCCCAAATTCTGCTGGTGCAGAGGCCCAACTCAG GTCTGCTGGCAGGACTGTGGGAGTTCCCGTCCGTGACCTGGGAGCCCTCAGAGCAGCTTCAGCGCAAGGCCCTGCTGCAGGAACTACAGCGTTGGGCTGGGCCCCTCCCAGCCACGCGCCTCCGGCACCTTGGGGAG GTTGTCCACACCTTCTCTCACATCAAGCTGACGTATCAAGTATATGGGCTGGCCTTGGAAGGGCAGACCCCAGTGACCACCGTACCACCAGGTGCTCGCTGGCTGACCCAGGAGGAATTTCACACCGCAGCTGTTTCCACCGCCATGAAAAAG GTTTTCCGTGTGTATCAGGGCCAACAGCCAGGGACCTGTATG tctcactgtcacccgatctcggctcactgcaatctcccacAACTGgattaa
- the MUTYH gene encoding adenine DNA glycosylase isoform X9: MTPLVSRLSRLWAIMRKPRAAVGSGHRKQAASQEGRQKHAKNNSQAKPSACDGLARQPEEVVLQASVSSYHLFRDIAEVTAFRGSLLSWYDQEKRDLPWRRRAEDEMDLDRRAYAVWVSEVMLQQTQVATVINYYTGWMQKWPTLQDLASASLEEVNQLWAGLGYYSRGRRLQEGARKVVEELGGHMPRTAETLQQLLPGVGRYTAGAIASIAFGQATGVVDGNVARVLCRVRAIGADPSSTLVSQQLWGLAQQLVDPARPGDFNQAAMELGATVCTPQRPLCSQCPVESLCRARQRVEREQLLASRSLSGSPDVEECAPNTGQCHLCLPPSEPWDQTLGVVNFPRKASRKPPREESSATCVLEQPGALGAQILLVQRPNSGLLAGLWEFPSVTWEPSEQLQRKALLQELQRWAGPLPATRLRHLGEVVHTFSHIKLTYQVYGLALEGQTPVTTVPPGARWLTQEEFHTAAVSTAMKKVFRVYQGQQPGTCMGSKRSQVSSPCSRKKPRMGQQVLDNFFRSHISTDAHSLNSAAQ, from the exons ATGACACCGCTCGTCTCCCGCCTGAGTCGTCTGTGG GCCATCATGAGGAAGCCACGAGCAGCCGTGGGAAGTGGTCACAGGAAGCAGGCAGCCAGCCAGGAAGGGAGGCAGAAGCATGCTAAGAACAACAGTCAGGCCAAGCCTTCTGCCTGTGATG GCCTGGCCAGGCAGCCGGAAGAGGTGGTATTGCAGGCCTCTGTCTCCTCATACCATCTATTCAGAGACATAGCTGAAGTCACAGCCTTCCGAGGGAGCCTGCTAAGCTGGTACGACCAAGAGAAACGGGACCTACCATGGAGAAGACGG GCAGAAGATGAGATGGACCTGGACAGGCGGGCATATGCTG TGTGGGTCTCAGAGGTCATGCTGCAGCAGACCCAGGTTGCCACTGTGATCAACTACTATACCGGATGGATGCAG AAGTGGCCTACACTGCAGGACCTGGCCAGTGCTTCCCTGGAG GAGGTGAATCAACTCTGGGCTGGCCTGGGCTACTATTCTCGTGGCCGGCGGCTGCAGGAGGGAGCTCGGAAG GTGGTAGAGGAGCTAGGGGGCCACATGCCACGTACAGCAGAGACCCTGCAGCAGCTCCTGCCTGGCGTGGGCCGCTACACAGCTGGGGCCATTGCCTCTATCGCCTTTGGCCAG GCAACCGGTGTGGTGGATGGCAACGTAGCACGGGTGCTGTGCCGTGTCCGAGCCATTGGTGCTGATCCCAGCAGCACCCTTGTTTCCCAGCAGCTCTG GGGTCTAGCCCAGCAGCTGGTGGACCCAGCCCGGCCAGGAGATTTCAACCAAGCAGCCATGGAGCTAGGGGCCACAGTGTGTACCCCACAGCGCCCACTGTGCAGCCAGTGCCCTGTGGAGAGCCTGTGCCGGGCACGCCAGAGA GTGGAGCGGGAACAGCTCTTAGCCTCACGGAGCCTGTCGGGCAGTCCTGACGTGGAGGAGTGTG CTCCCAACACCGGACAGTGCCACCTGTGCCTGCCTCCCTCGGAGCCCTGGGACCAGACCCTGGGAGTGGTCAACTTCCCCAGAAAGGCCAGCCGCAAGCCCCCCAGGGAGGAGAGCTCTGCCACCTGTGTTCTGGAACAGCCTGGGGCCCTTGGGGCCCAAATTCTGCTGGTGCAGAGGCCCAACTCAG GTCTGCTGGCAGGACTGTGGGAGTTCCCGTCCGTGACCTGGGAGCCCTCAGAGCAGCTTCAGCGCAAGGCCCTGCTGCAGGAACTACAGCGTTGGGCTGGGCCCCTCCCAGCCACGCGCCTCCGGCACCTTGGGGAG GTTGTCCACACCTTCTCTCACATCAAGCTGACGTATCAAGTATATGGGCTGGCCTTGGAAGGGCAGACCCCAGTGACCACCGTACCACCAGGTGCTCGCTGGCTGACCCAGGAGGAATTTCACACCGCAGCTGTTTCCACCGCCATGAAAAAG GTTTTCCGTGTGTATCAGGGCCAACAGCCAGGGACCTGTATG GGTTCCAAAAGGTCCCAGGTGTCCTCTCCGTGCAGTCGGAAAAAGCCCCGCATGGGCCAGCAAGTCCTGGATAATTTCTTTCGGTCTCACATCTCCACTGATGCACACAGCCTCAACAGTGCAGCCCAGTGA
- the MUTYH gene encoding adenine DNA glycosylase isoform X14, giving the protein MTPLVSRLSRLWAIMRKPRAAVGSGHRKQAASQEGRQKHAKNNSQAKPSACDGMIAECPGAPAGLARQPEEVVLQASVSSYHLFRDIAEVTAFRGSLLSWYDQEKRDLPWRRRAEDEMDLDRRAYAVWVSEVMLQQTQVATVINYYTGWMQKWPTLQDLASASLEEVNQLWAGLGYYSRGRRLQEGARKVVEELGGHMPRTAETLQQLLPGVGRYTAGAIASIAFGQATGVVDGNVARVLCRVRAIGADPSSTLVSQQLWGLAQQLVDPARPGDFNQAAMELGATVCTPQRPLCSQCPVESLCRARQRVEREQLLASRSLSGSPDVEECAPNTGQCHLCLPPSEPWDQTLGVVNFPRKASRKPPREESSATCVLEQPGALGAQILLVQRPNSGLLAGLWEFPSVTWEPSEQLQRKALLQELQRWAGPLPATRLRHLGEVVHTFSHIKLTYQVYGLALEGQTPVTTVPPGARWLTQEEFHTAAVSTAMKKVFRVYQGQQPGTCMSHCHPISAHCNLPQLD; this is encoded by the exons ATGACACCGCTCGTCTCCCGCCTGAGTCGTCTGTGG GCCATCATGAGGAAGCCACGAGCAGCCGTGGGAAGTGGTCACAGGAAGCAGGCAGCCAGCCAGGAAGGGAGGCAGAAGCATGCTAAGAACAACAGTCAGGCCAAGCCTTCTGCCTGTGATG GGATGATTGCTGAGTGTCCTGGGGCCCCAGCAGGCCTGGCCAGGCAGCCGGAAGAGGTGGTATTGCAGGCCTCTGTCTCCTCATACCATCTATTCAGAGACATAGCTGAAGTCACAGCCTTCCGAGGGAGCCTGCTAAGCTGGTACGACCAAGAGAAACGGGACCTACCATGGAGAAGACGG GCAGAAGATGAGATGGACCTGGACAGGCGGGCATATGCTG TGTGGGTCTCAGAGGTCATGCTGCAGCAGACCCAGGTTGCCACTGTGATCAACTACTATACCGGATGGATGCAG AAGTGGCCTACACTGCAGGACCTGGCCAGTGCTTCCCTGGAG GAGGTGAATCAACTCTGGGCTGGCCTGGGCTACTATTCTCGTGGCCGGCGGCTGCAGGAGGGAGCTCGGAAG GTGGTAGAGGAGCTAGGGGGCCACATGCCACGTACAGCAGAGACCCTGCAGCAGCTCCTGCCTGGCGTGGGCCGCTACACAGCTGGGGCCATTGCCTCTATCGCCTTTGGCCAG GCAACCGGTGTGGTGGATGGCAACGTAGCACGGGTGCTGTGCCGTGTCCGAGCCATTGGTGCTGATCCCAGCAGCACCCTTGTTTCCCAGCAGCTCTG GGGTCTAGCCCAGCAGCTGGTGGACCCAGCCCGGCCAGGAGATTTCAACCAAGCAGCCATGGAGCTAGGGGCCACAGTGTGTACCCCACAGCGCCCACTGTGCAGCCAGTGCCCTGTGGAGAGCCTGTGCCGGGCACGCCAGAGA GTGGAGCGGGAACAGCTCTTAGCCTCACGGAGCCTGTCGGGCAGTCCTGACGTGGAGGAGTGTG CTCCCAACACCGGACAGTGCCACCTGTGCCTGCCTCCCTCGGAGCCCTGGGACCAGACCCTGGGAGTGGTCAACTTCCCCAGAAAGGCCAGCCGCAAGCCCCCCAGGGAGGAGAGCTCTGCCACCTGTGTTCTGGAACAGCCTGGGGCCCTTGGGGCCCAAATTCTGCTGGTGCAGAGGCCCAACTCAG GTCTGCTGGCAGGACTGTGGGAGTTCCCGTCCGTGACCTGGGAGCCCTCAGAGCAGCTTCAGCGCAAGGCCCTGCTGCAGGAACTACAGCGTTGGGCTGGGCCCCTCCCAGCCACGCGCCTCCGGCACCTTGGGGAG GTTGTCCACACCTTCTCTCACATCAAGCTGACGTATCAAGTATATGGGCTGGCCTTGGAAGGGCAGACCCCAGTGACCACCGTACCACCAGGTGCTCGCTGGCTGACCCAGGAGGAATTTCACACCGCAGCTGTTTCCACCGCCATGAAAAAG GTTTTCCGTGTGTATCAGGGCCAACAGCCAGGGACCTGTATG tctcactgtcacccgatctcggctcactgcaatctcccacAACTGgattaa
- the MUTYH gene encoding adenine DNA glycosylase isoform X17 translates to MAYKAIMRKPRAAVGSGHRKQAASQEGRQKHAKNNSQAKPSACDAGLARQPEEVVLQASVSSYHLFRDIAEVTAFRGSLLSWYDQEKRDLPWRRRAEDEMDLDRRAYAVWVSEVMLQQTQVATVINYYTGWMQKWPTLQDLASASLEEVNQLWAGLGYYSRGRRLQEGARKVVEELGGHMPRTAETLQQLLPGVGRYTAGAIASIAFGQATGVVDGNVARVLCRVRAIGADPSSTLVSQQLWGLAQQLVDPARPGDFNQAAMELGATVCTPQRPLCSQCPVESLCRARQRVEREQLLASRSLSGSPDVEECAPNTGQCHLCLPPSEPWDQTLGVVNFPRKASRKPPREESSATCVLEQPGALGAQILLVQRPNSGLLAGLWEFPSVTWEPSEQLQRKALLQELQRWAGPLPATRLRHLGEVVHTFSHIKLTYQVYGLALEGQTPVTTVPPGARWLTQEEFHTAAVSTAMKKVFRVYQGQQPGTCMSHCHPISAHCNLPQLD, encoded by the exons ATGGCCTATAAG GCCATCATGAGGAAGCCACGAGCAGCCGTGGGAAGTGGTCACAGGAAGCAGGCAGCCAGCCAGGAAGGGAGGCAGAAGCATGCTAAGAACAACAGTCAGGCCAAGCCTTCTGCCTGTGATG CAGGCCTGGCCAGGCAGCCGGAAGAGGTGGTATTGCAGGCCTCTGTCTCCTCATACCATCTATTCAGAGACATAGCTGAAGTCACAGCCTTCCGAGGGAGCCTGCTAAGCTGGTACGACCAAGAGAAACGGGACCTACCATGGAGAAGACGG GCAGAAGATGAGATGGACCTGGACAGGCGGGCATATGCTG TGTGGGTCTCAGAGGTCATGCTGCAGCAGACCCAGGTTGCCACTGTGATCAACTACTATACCGGATGGATGCAG AAGTGGCCTACACTGCAGGACCTGGCCAGTGCTTCCCTGGAG GAGGTGAATCAACTCTGGGCTGGCCTGGGCTACTATTCTCGTGGCCGGCGGCTGCAGGAGGGAGCTCGGAAG GTGGTAGAGGAGCTAGGGGGCCACATGCCACGTACAGCAGAGACCCTGCAGCAGCTCCTGCCTGGCGTGGGCCGCTACACAGCTGGGGCCATTGCCTCTATCGCCTTTGGCCAG GCAACCGGTGTGGTGGATGGCAACGTAGCACGGGTGCTGTGCCGTGTCCGAGCCATTGGTGCTGATCCCAGCAGCACCCTTGTTTCCCAGCAGCTCTG GGGTCTAGCCCAGCAGCTGGTGGACCCAGCCCGGCCAGGAGATTTCAACCAAGCAGCCATGGAGCTAGGGGCCACAGTGTGTACCCCACAGCGCCCACTGTGCAGCCAGTGCCCTGTGGAGAGCCTGTGCCGGGCACGCCAGAGA GTGGAGCGGGAACAGCTCTTAGCCTCACGGAGCCTGTCGGGCAGTCCTGACGTGGAGGAGTGTG CTCCCAACACCGGACAGTGCCACCTGTGCCTGCCTCCCTCGGAGCCCTGGGACCAGACCCTGGGAGTGGTCAACTTCCCCAGAAAGGCCAGCCGCAAGCCCCCCAGGGAGGAGAGCTCTGCCACCTGTGTTCTGGAACAGCCTGGGGCCCTTGGGGCCCAAATTCTGCTGGTGCAGAGGCCCAACTCAG GTCTGCTGGCAGGACTGTGGGAGTTCCCGTCCGTGACCTGGGAGCCCTCAGAGCAGCTTCAGCGCAAGGCCCTGCTGCAGGAACTACAGCGTTGGGCTGGGCCCCTCCCAGCCACGCGCCTCCGGCACCTTGGGGAG GTTGTCCACACCTTCTCTCACATCAAGCTGACGTATCAAGTATATGGGCTGGCCTTGGAAGGGCAGACCCCAGTGACCACCGTACCACCAGGTGCTCGCTGGCTGACCCAGGAGGAATTTCACACCGCAGCTGTTTCCACCGCCATGAAAAAG GTTTTCCGTGTGTATCAGGGCCAACAGCCAGGGACCTGTATG tctcactgtcacccgatctcggctcactgcaatctcccacAACTGgattaa
- the MUTYH gene encoding adenine DNA glycosylase isoform X19: MRKPRAAVGSGHRKQAASQEGRQKHAKNNSQAKPSACDGLARQPEEVVLQASVSSYHLFRDIAEVTAFRGSLLSWYDQEKRDLPWRRRAEDEMDLDRRAYAVWVSEVMLQQTQVATVINYYTGWMQKWPTLQDLASASLEEVNQLWAGLGYYSRGRRLQEGARKVVEELGGHMPRTAETLQQLLPGVGRYTAGAIASIAFGQATGVVDGNVARVLCRVRAIGADPSSTLVSQQLWGLAQQLVDPARPGDFNQAAMELGATVCTPQRPLCSQCPVESLCRARQRVEREQLLASRSLSGSPDVEECAPNTGQCHLCLPPSEPWDQTLGVVNFPRKASRKPPREESSATCVLEQPGALGAQILLVQRPNSGLLAGLWEFPSVTWEPSEQLQRKALLQELQRWAGPLPATRLRHLGEVVHTFSHIKLTYQVYGLALEGQTPVTTVPPGARWLTQEEFHTAAVSTAMKKVFRVYQGQQPGTCMSHCHPISAHCNLPQLD, from the exons ATGAGGAAGCCACGAGCAGCCGTGGGAAGTGGTCACAGGAAGCAGGCAGCCAGCCAGGAAGGGAGGCAGAAGCATGCTAAGAACAACAGTCAGGCCAAGCCTTCTGCCTGTGATG GCCTGGCCAGGCAGCCGGAAGAGGTGGTATTGCAGGCCTCTGTCTCCTCATACCATCTATTCAGAGACATAGCTGAAGTCACAGCCTTCCGAGGGAGCCTGCTAAGCTGGTACGACCAAGAGAAACGGGACCTACCATGGAGAAGACGG GCAGAAGATGAGATGGACCTGGACAGGCGGGCATATGCTG TGTGGGTCTCAGAGGTCATGCTGCAGCAGACCCAGGTTGCCACTGTGATCAACTACTATACCGGATGGATGCAG AAGTGGCCTACACTGCAGGACCTGGCCAGTGCTTCCCTGGAG GAGGTGAATCAACTCTGGGCTGGCCTGGGCTACTATTCTCGTGGCCGGCGGCTGCAGGAGGGAGCTCGGAAG GTGGTAGAGGAGCTAGGGGGCCACATGCCACGTACAGCAGAGACCCTGCAGCAGCTCCTGCCTGGCGTGGGCCGCTACACAGCTGGGGCCATTGCCTCTATCGCCTTTGGCCAG GCAACCGGTGTGGTGGATGGCAACGTAGCACGGGTGCTGTGCCGTGTCCGAGCCATTGGTGCTGATCCCAGCAGCACCCTTGTTTCCCAGCAGCTCTG GGGTCTAGCCCAGCAGCTGGTGGACCCAGCCCGGCCAGGAGATTTCAACCAAGCAGCCATGGAGCTAGGGGCCACAGTGTGTACCCCACAGCGCCCACTGTGCAGCCAGTGCCCTGTGGAGAGCCTGTGCCGGGCACGCCAGAGA GTGGAGCGGGAACAGCTCTTAGCCTCACGGAGCCTGTCGGGCAGTCCTGACGTGGAGGAGTGTG CTCCCAACACCGGACAGTGCCACCTGTGCCTGCCTCCCTCGGAGCCCTGGGACCAGACCCTGGGAGTGGTCAACTTCCCCAGAAAGGCCAGCCGCAAGCCCCCCAGGGAGGAGAGCTCTGCCACCTGTGTTCTGGAACAGCCTGGGGCCCTTGGGGCCCAAATTCTGCTGGTGCAGAGGCCCAACTCAG GTCTGCTGGCAGGACTGTGGGAGTTCCCGTCCGTGACCTGGGAGCCCTCAGAGCAGCTTCAGCGCAAGGCCCTGCTGCAGGAACTACAGCGTTGGGCTGGGCCCCTCCCAGCCACGCGCCTCCGGCACCTTGGGGAG GTTGTCCACACCTTCTCTCACATCAAGCTGACGTATCAAGTATATGGGCTGGCCTTGGAAGGGCAGACCCCAGTGACCACCGTACCACCAGGTGCTCGCTGGCTGACCCAGGAGGAATTTCACACCGCAGCTGTTTCCACCGCCATGAAAAAG GTTTTCCGTGTGTATCAGGGCCAACAGCCAGGGACCTGTATG tctcactgtcacccgatctcggctcactgcaatctcccacAACTGgattaa
- the MUTYH gene encoding adenine DNA glycosylase isoform X10 → MRKPRAAVGSGHRKQAASQEGRQKHAKNNSQAKPSACDGMIAECPGAPAGLARQPEEVVLQASVSSYHLFRDIAEVTAFRGSLLSWYDQEKRDLPWRRRAEDEMDLDRRAYAVWVSEVMLQQTQVATVINYYTGWMQKWPTLQDLASASLEEVNQLWAGLGYYSRGRRLQEGARKVVEELGGHMPRTAETLQQLLPGVGRYTAGAIASIAFGQATGVVDGNVARVLCRVRAIGADPSSTLVSQQLWGLAQQLVDPARPGDFNQAAMELGATVCTPQRPLCSQCPVESLCRARQRVEREQLLASRSLSGSPDVEECAPNTGQCHLCLPPSEPWDQTLGVVNFPRKASRKPPREESSATCVLEQPGALGAQILLVQRPNSGLLAGLWEFPSVTWEPSEQLQRKALLQELQRWAGPLPATRLRHLGEVVHTFSHIKLTYQVYGLALEGQTPVTTVPPGARWLTQEEFHTAAVSTAMKKVFRVYQGQQPGTCMGSKRSQVSSPCSRKKPRMGQQVLDNFFRSHISTDAHSLNSAAQ, encoded by the exons ATGAGGAAGCCACGAGCAGCCGTGGGAAGTGGTCACAGGAAGCAGGCAGCCAGCCAGGAAGGGAGGCAGAAGCATGCTAAGAACAACAGTCAGGCCAAGCCTTCTGCCTGTGATG GGATGATTGCTGAGTGTCCTGGGGCCCCAGCAGGCCTGGCCAGGCAGCCGGAAGAGGTGGTATTGCAGGCCTCTGTCTCCTCATACCATCTATTCAGAGACATAGCTGAAGTCACAGCCTTCCGAGGGAGCCTGCTAAGCTGGTACGACCAAGAGAAACGGGACCTACCATGGAGAAGACGG GCAGAAGATGAGATGGACCTGGACAGGCGGGCATATGCTG TGTGGGTCTCAGAGGTCATGCTGCAGCAGACCCAGGTTGCCACTGTGATCAACTACTATACCGGATGGATGCAG AAGTGGCCTACACTGCAGGACCTGGCCAGTGCTTCCCTGGAG GAGGTGAATCAACTCTGGGCTGGCCTGGGCTACTATTCTCGTGGCCGGCGGCTGCAGGAGGGAGCTCGGAAG GTGGTAGAGGAGCTAGGGGGCCACATGCCACGTACAGCAGAGACCCTGCAGCAGCTCCTGCCTGGCGTGGGCCGCTACACAGCTGGGGCCATTGCCTCTATCGCCTTTGGCCAG GCAACCGGTGTGGTGGATGGCAACGTAGCACGGGTGCTGTGCCGTGTCCGAGCCATTGGTGCTGATCCCAGCAGCACCCTTGTTTCCCAGCAGCTCTG GGGTCTAGCCCAGCAGCTGGTGGACCCAGCCCGGCCAGGAGATTTCAACCAAGCAGCCATGGAGCTAGGGGCCACAGTGTGTACCCCACAGCGCCCACTGTGCAGCCAGTGCCCTGTGGAGAGCCTGTGCCGGGCACGCCAGAGA GTGGAGCGGGAACAGCTCTTAGCCTCACGGAGCCTGTCGGGCAGTCCTGACGTGGAGGAGTGTG CTCCCAACACCGGACAGTGCCACCTGTGCCTGCCTCCCTCGGAGCCCTGGGACCAGACCCTGGGAGTGGTCAACTTCCCCAGAAAGGCCAGCCGCAAGCCCCCCAGGGAGGAGAGCTCTGCCACCTGTGTTCTGGAACAGCCTGGGGCCCTTGGGGCCCAAATTCTGCTGGTGCAGAGGCCCAACTCAG GTCTGCTGGCAGGACTGTGGGAGTTCCCGTCCGTGACCTGGGAGCCCTCAGAGCAGCTTCAGCGCAAGGCCCTGCTGCAGGAACTACAGCGTTGGGCTGGGCCCCTCCCAGCCACGCGCCTCCGGCACCTTGGGGAG GTTGTCCACACCTTCTCTCACATCAAGCTGACGTATCAAGTATATGGGCTGGCCTTGGAAGGGCAGACCCCAGTGACCACCGTACCACCAGGTGCTCGCTGGCTGACCCAGGAGGAATTTCACACCGCAGCTGTTTCCACCGCCATGAAAAAG GTTTTCCGTGTGTATCAGGGCCAACAGCCAGGGACCTGTATG GGTTCCAAAAGGTCCCAGGTGTCCTCTCCGTGCAGTCGGAAAAAGCCCCGCATGGGCCAGCAAGTCCTGGATAATTTCTTTCGGTCTCACATCTCCACTGATGCACACAGCCTCAACAGTGCAGCCCAGTGA
- the MUTYH gene encoding adenine DNA glycosylase isoform X11, which translates to MRKPRAAVGSGHRKQAASQEGRQKHAKNNSQAKPSACDAGLARQPEEVVLQASVSSYHLFRDIAEVTAFRGSLLSWYDQEKRDLPWRRRAEDEMDLDRRAYAVWVSEVMLQQTQVATVINYYTGWMQKWPTLQDLASASLEEVNQLWAGLGYYSRGRRLQEGARKVVEELGGHMPRTAETLQQLLPGVGRYTAGAIASIAFGQATGVVDGNVARVLCRVRAIGADPSSTLVSQQLWGLAQQLVDPARPGDFNQAAMELGATVCTPQRPLCSQCPVESLCRARQRVEREQLLASRSLSGSPDVEECAPNTGQCHLCLPPSEPWDQTLGVVNFPRKASRKPPREESSATCVLEQPGALGAQILLVQRPNSGLLAGLWEFPSVTWEPSEQLQRKALLQELQRWAGPLPATRLRHLGEVVHTFSHIKLTYQVYGLALEGQTPVTTVPPGARWLTQEEFHTAAVSTAMKKVFRVYQGQQPGTCMGSKRSQVSSPCSRKKPRMGQQVLDNFFRSHISTDAHSLNSAAQ; encoded by the exons ATGAGGAAGCCACGAGCAGCCGTGGGAAGTGGTCACAGGAAGCAGGCAGCCAGCCAGGAAGGGAGGCAGAAGCATGCTAAGAACAACAGTCAGGCCAAGCCTTCTGCCTGTGATG CAGGCCTGGCCAGGCAGCCGGAAGAGGTGGTATTGCAGGCCTCTGTCTCCTCATACCATCTATTCAGAGACATAGCTGAAGTCACAGCCTTCCGAGGGAGCCTGCTAAGCTGGTACGACCAAGAGAAACGGGACCTACCATGGAGAAGACGG GCAGAAGATGAGATGGACCTGGACAGGCGGGCATATGCTG TGTGGGTCTCAGAGGTCATGCTGCAGCAGACCCAGGTTGCCACTGTGATCAACTACTATACCGGATGGATGCAG AAGTGGCCTACACTGCAGGACCTGGCCAGTGCTTCCCTGGAG GAGGTGAATCAACTCTGGGCTGGCCTGGGCTACTATTCTCGTGGCCGGCGGCTGCAGGAGGGAGCTCGGAAG GTGGTAGAGGAGCTAGGGGGCCACATGCCACGTACAGCAGAGACCCTGCAGCAGCTCCTGCCTGGCGTGGGCCGCTACACAGCTGGGGCCATTGCCTCTATCGCCTTTGGCCAG GCAACCGGTGTGGTGGATGGCAACGTAGCACGGGTGCTGTGCCGTGTCCGAGCCATTGGTGCTGATCCCAGCAGCACCCTTGTTTCCCAGCAGCTCTG GGGTCTAGCCCAGCAGCTGGTGGACCCAGCCCGGCCAGGAGATTTCAACCAAGCAGCCATGGAGCTAGGGGCCACAGTGTGTACCCCACAGCGCCCACTGTGCAGCCAGTGCCCTGTGGAGAGCCTGTGCCGGGCACGCCAGAGA GTGGAGCGGGAACAGCTCTTAGCCTCACGGAGCCTGTCGGGCAGTCCTGACGTGGAGGAGTGTG CTCCCAACACCGGACAGTGCCACCTGTGCCTGCCTCCCTCGGAGCCCTGGGACCAGACCCTGGGAGTGGTCAACTTCCCCAGAAAGGCCAGCCGCAAGCCCCCCAGGGAGGAGAGCTCTGCCACCTGTGTTCTGGAACAGCCTGGGGCCCTTGGGGCCCAAATTCTGCTGGTGCAGAGGCCCAACTCAG GTCTGCTGGCAGGACTGTGGGAGTTCCCGTCCGTGACCTGGGAGCCCTCAGAGCAGCTTCAGCGCAAGGCCCTGCTGCAGGAACTACAGCGTTGGGCTGGGCCCCTCCCAGCCACGCGCCTCCGGCACCTTGGGGAG GTTGTCCACACCTTCTCTCACATCAAGCTGACGTATCAAGTATATGGGCTGGCCTTGGAAGGGCAGACCCCAGTGACCACCGTACCACCAGGTGCTCGCTGGCTGACCCAGGAGGAATTTCACACCGCAGCTGTTTCCACCGCCATGAAAAAG GTTTTCCGTGTGTATCAGGGCCAACAGCCAGGGACCTGTATG GGTTCCAAAAGGTCCCAGGTGTCCTCTCCGTGCAGTCGGAAAAAGCCCCGCATGGGCCAGCAAGTCCTGGATAATTTCTTTCGGTCTCACATCTCCACTGATGCACACAGCCTCAACAGTGCAGCCCAGTGA